Proteins encoded by one window of Clostridium cagae:
- a CDS encoding PilN domain-containing protein: protein MRDINFFSPYQGKNQEKKNAMIYIYGAMGAVGALIIITLIFNTTKILLLNRSISNYNEKLNTTEIQEKFAEAQKVNNEIEILTKYDSALNDILGKVNSRNNVSDLVLTSINSTIPSQISFKTLQINNDILIIQGISSSRDAVGEFQHNLKELSIMNDVFVNSIDIDGALEGNYSFDIKCILKEVNLR from the coding sequence ATGAGAGATATAAATTTCTTTAGTCCTTATCAAGGAAAAAATCAAGAAAAAAAGAATGCAATGATTTATATTTATGGAGCTATGGGGGCAGTTGGAGCTTTAATAATTATAACGTTGATTTTTAATACCACAAAAATATTACTTTTAAATAGAAGCATATCAAATTATAATGAAAAATTAAATACTACAGAAATACAGGAAAAATTTGCAGAGGCTCAAAAAGTAAATAATGAAATAGAGATTTTAACTAAATATGATTCTGCTTTAAATGATATATTAGGAAAAGTAAACAGTAGAAATAATGTATCTGATCTAGTATTAACGTCTATAAATTCAACAATACCATCTCAAATTTCATTTAAAACTTTACAAATTAATAATGATATTTTAATAATTCAAGGAATATCATCAAGCAGAGATGCTGTAGGTGAATTTCAACATAATTTAAAAGAATTATCTATAATGAATGATGTATTTGTTAATTCAATAGATATTGATGGAGCATTAGAAGGTAATTATTCCTTTGATATTAAATGCATATTAAAGGAGGTTAATTTAAGATGA
- a CDS encoding pilus assembly protein PilO has translation MKISKKERIMLCILAIVIVGFIYYQFIYLNQTSKIVDKSKTKNELEQKYNNTIETINSLENRKSEIKILNTKVSDKSTSFYPIINQEHLILELDKLLKDSGIEGGFIFNKIEVTEVPKTEKSQEDLKESTITQMTEKYNNEVNDIIEDNTSSSKNESVKGNSEESSNSNGASSANENTSNENKKDVEQIKLELNFSGSYTSLDSFLNSVRNYERKIVINSITITQKTIDEVVGTIGLEVYAMPKVDNDLQKYLNWTLNNTYGKLSPFSLDSSVGNVVTDSEKTDSDFLVSVKSITSELPSIIMGKSNDKSKATYVYANNNDVEEAEIIITKSDDKYYCKYKTVNGSFPVSYGGLGQEFTPISDNINIKILSESRVNSDDKSGLRISVVNKTDKLVNVEIDNDDLGNARVTVNGDGKNISVTNK, from the coding sequence ATGAAAATAAGTAAAAAAGAAAGAATAATGCTATGTATACTGGCTATTGTAATTGTAGGATTTATTTATTATCAATTCATATACTTAAATCAAACCTCAAAGATAGTAGATAAATCAAAAACAAAAAATGAATTAGAACAAAAATATAATAATACAATAGAGACTATAAATTCATTGGAAAATAGAAAAAGTGAAATAAAAATATTAAATACTAAAGTTTCAGATAAATCCACATCATTTTATCCAATAATAAATCAAGAACATCTAATTTTAGAATTAGATAAATTATTAAAAGATAGTGGCATTGAAGGTGGATTTATATTTAATAAAATAGAAGTGACAGAAGTGCCAAAAACAGAGAAATCACAGGAAGATTTAAAGGAAAGTACAATCACACAAATGACAGAAAAATATAATAATGAAGTTAATGATATTATTGAAGATAATACTTCTTCATCAAAAAATGAATCAGTAAAAGGCAATTCAGAAGAATCATCAAATTCAAATGGAGCTTCATCAGCTAATGAAAATACTTCAAATGAAAACAAGAAGGATGTAGAACAAATAAAACTTGAATTGAATTTTTCAGGATCATATACATCACTAGATTCATTTTTAAATTCAGTTAGAAATTATGAAAGAAAGATAGTGATAAATTCTATAACGATTACTCAAAAAACTATAGATGAAGTTGTAGGGACTATAGGTTTAGAGGTATATGCTATGCCTAAGGTAGATAATGATTTACAAAAGTATTTAAATTGGACTTTAAATAATACTTATGGCAAATTATCACCATTTAGTTTAGATAGTTCAGTTGGAAATGTAGTAACAGATAGTGAAAAGACAGATAGTGATTTTCTAGTTTCAGTAAAATCAATAACTTCAGAGTTGCCAAGCATTATAATGGGAAAAAGTAATGATAAATCAAAAGCTACCTATGTATATGCAAATAATAATGATGTAGAAGAAGCAGAAATTATAATAACCAAAAGTGATGATAAATATTATTGTAAATATAAGACAGTAAATGGAAGTTTTCCAGTTAGTTATGGAGGATTAGGACAAGAATTTACACCAATTTCAGATAATATAAATATAAAAATTTTAAGTGAAAGTAGAGTTAATTCAGATGATAAATCAGGGTTAAGAATAAGTGTAGTGAATAAAACTGATAAGTTAGTTAATGTAGAAATAGACAATGATGATTTAGGAAATGCAAGAGTAACTGTAAATGGTGATGGTAAAAATATAAGTGTCACTAATAAGTAG
- a CDS encoding DUF5057 domain-containing protein: MRSFKFKDNIKNKVDNRKKKIRILSALLTILFIISTIAPISANAVNNSSTIPEIKITYEGIEPSNPKVGEDFKVKYKINPQPFYYENSKSREIVLVLDTSGSMDQEINQLCKDCAYYCKDCDKWIYETRENHKNYRPYANHSFSDKKYCNNHKAYESYTTKIHELKKAAKNFIDSLTSTKIDGQTPSVKNLKIGMVSYNNSGYIDEGLVQVTDSDRKNNDNINELKDIIENLSADGGTNTGDGLRKAAYLLNEENETSKTVIFMGDGEPTYYSSDRWGNDYTNLDDTNQYVGGTGYSDTDGKCLSYAKTIGQIIKGEQYNVFSVGYGLGDENSASNKKMKQIHESMGGISYGESSTFFASDEGAIDKVFQQIADTIIKTSFDDVQLNFNLGDNIIAVSGIEVKDGNNGTIKVNPIVYTKNENNEYIAPSQTIEFTVSANKDGEIPLLKDGSKISYTDINENPVELFDIDNPKIIIEPNEPTDKEVRILEIEPADSFKLNTGSSNKTGIYNKLIKDYNVIVEHMTMPEFIGKTNKLNGKYDVVVIGRYVDNKCVENDYQFRDYKGLENDITDLKAKEITEFIDSGQLVYLDSYLDHNSNKDPNKDTTAVKLKRHYNELAGDSNQFTDNLIKDMTVNDEGTSHYNEITLDKVIDKYINRITENPNLKRLNLSVPGKPISDNKNDELGNADRRKMKFDIKLNEILDEDSTINLYLDVNGDGLFKEEEAVKSIKNAKFVDGSYSFEYNFHNDYPEFIGYLDWRIEVVKPSISGYSNSIVSYYDGNVLFRRVKKEKRVINVLQVSPYSRNELGDNQSKNLNLKQNTEFQNLLKELKDYDIKVDVISYQDFYQGDFKGPGENSLKESKYDIVIAGFSDCYSDKINQYALDQIKDYIKVGQGLMLTHDTLWYTLEQMQYSDKKIMKQFRDYVGQSRYKDQWVNKYEIDIDGKNKIPHDQDKPNGDSKEAIGSTLWARRKAEDVNNSNSTEVYRINKSLITNYPFELGENIRVRRTHGQYLQLNFEDENVIPWFTLTDNNKNNNDENTPYGGSNSGHIANKYDPRNNFYTYSKGNITFSGTGENTREDCKYPTSELKLFVNTIVKAERGANHKPTITALENVNEIPSNKELEFKAVVKDVDGDKVRINSIKVKLEKDNDDKYEDVSNYNSLPSKLKSQGSSFDLKIPSSYFENRINKNITILIEAEDEKGAKRIKEYTIVPTLEALLVAKEQKVQALTGDNIDLSIPLERKNDDYTLSKVEDVKLGEIEYSDQNISLNNMKIEYSDGKYYLVGKLKPLRQLTGEPINIKINYNSSKNPKVCNINVVADSKDGEINLILQDSRGNPLKNDVKATLSNKEGFNSKVTIEKLVSEYMWPKDSNDKKIVSSDEYSVSLDDYEMDKFKYEISRDGKIILDQTPSSFKMNYTNPKIQIIIKLGINNTEIIHGIYNGIKNGKPIINNSNNIKFPKGAHVTMGAYIENYLQGDPINLQIANGLEVIGDISVFIINDDGTISKDAIKMDSSDQKNFTKALNGISSNNVLVRYTVKAPENINGNEAIYINNIKVGEGNEVPANIYVKNKEMPELF; encoded by the coding sequence ATGAGAAGTTTTAAATTTAAAGATAATATAAAAAATAAGGTTGATAATAGAAAGAAAAAAATTAGAATATTGAGTGCTTTATTAACAATATTATTCATAATAAGTACAATAGCACCTATTAGTGCAAATGCAGTAAATAATTCTAGTACAATACCAGAGATTAAGATAACTTATGAAGGCATAGAGCCATCAAATCCTAAGGTCGGCGAAGATTTCAAAGTTAAATATAAAATAAATCCTCAACCTTTTTATTATGAAAATTCTAAATCAAGAGAAATTGTTTTAGTTTTAGATACCTCTGGAAGTATGGATCAAGAAATAAACCAATTGTGTAAAGATTGTGCTTATTATTGTAAAGACTGTGATAAATGGATATATGAAACTCGTGAAAATCATAAAAATTATAGGCCATATGCTAATCACTCATTTAGCGATAAGAAGTATTGTAATAATCATAAAGCATATGAAAGTTACACTACCAAAATACATGAATTAAAAAAAGCTGCAAAAAACTTTATTGATTCATTGACTTCTACAAAAATAGATGGACAAACTCCCAGTGTAAAGAATCTAAAGATTGGAATGGTATCTTATAACAATAGTGGATATATTGATGAAGGTTTAGTACAAGTAACTGATTCAGATAGAAAAAATAATGATAATATAAATGAATTAAAAGATATCATAGAGAATTTAAGTGCAGATGGTGGAACAAATACTGGAGATGGATTAAGAAAAGCTGCTTATTTATTAAACGAAGAAAATGAAACTAGTAAGACGGTGATATTTATGGGAGATGGAGAACCTACTTATTATTCAAGTGATAGGTGGGGAAATGATTATACAAATTTAGATGATACTAATCAGTATGTAGGCGGAACAGGTTATTCAGATACTGATGGTAAATGTTTAAGTTATGCTAAAACTATAGGTCAAATAATAAAAGGCGAACAGTATAATGTATTTTCTGTAGGATATGGACTTGGAGATGAAAATAGTGCATCTAATAAGAAAATGAAGCAAATTCATGAATCAATGGGTGGAATTAGTTATGGAGAAAGTAGTACTTTTTTTGCAAGTGATGAAGGTGCTATAGATAAGGTGTTTCAACAGATTGCAGATACAATAATAAAAACTTCATTTGATGATGTTCAGTTAAACTTTAATTTAGGGGACAATATAATTGCCGTAAGTGGAATTGAAGTTAAAGATGGAAACAATGGAACAATAAAAGTAAATCCAATAGTATATACAAAAAATGAAAACAATGAATATATTGCACCTAGCCAAACAATTGAATTTACGGTTAGTGCAAATAAAGATGGAGAAATTCCATTGCTTAAAGATGGTAGTAAGATATCATATACAGATATTAATGAAAATCCAGTTGAATTATTTGATATAGATAATCCTAAAATTATAATAGAACCAAATGAACCAACGGATAAAGAAGTAAGAATTTTAGAAATAGAACCAGCTGATAGTTTTAAATTAAACACTGGAAGTAGCAACAAAACAGGAATATATAATAAGTTAATAAAGGATTATAACGTAATAGTAGAACACATGACTATGCCAGAATTTATTGGCAAAACTAATAAATTAAATGGAAAATATGATGTCGTAGTTATTGGGAGATATGTAGATAATAAGTGTGTTGAAAATGACTACCAGTTTAGAGATTATAAAGGTCTAGAAAATGATATTACTGATTTAAAGGCTAAGGAAATCACAGAATTTATTGATTCAGGTCAATTGGTATACTTAGATAGTTATTTGGATCATAATTCAAATAAGGATCCCAATAAGGATACTACTGCTGTAAAATTAAAGAGGCATTATAATGAATTAGCAGGGGATTCGAATCAATTTACTGATAATCTAATTAAAGATATGACTGTAAATGATGAAGGTACTTCTCATTATAATGAAATTACACTTGATAAAGTTATTGATAAATATATAAATAGAATAACTGAAAATCCAAATTTAAAGAGACTTAATTTAAGTGTACCAGGAAAACCAATTAGTGATAATAAAAATGATGAATTAGGTAATGCTGATAGAAGAAAAATGAAATTTGATATTAAGCTAAATGAAATTTTGGATGAAGATTCAACTATAAATTTATATTTAGATGTTAATGGTGATGGATTATTTAAAGAGGAAGAGGCAGTAAAATCTATTAAAAATGCTAAATTTGTAGATGGAAGTTATAGTTTTGAATATAATTTTCACAATGATTATCCTGAATTTATAGGTTATTTAGATTGGAGAATAGAAGTAGTAAAGCCTAGTATTTCTGGATATAGTAATTCTATTGTTTCTTATTATGATGGAAATGTACTATTTAGAAGAGTGAAAAAAGAAAAAAGGGTTATAAATGTTTTGCAAGTATCACCATATAGTAGAAATGAATTAGGTGATAATCAAAGTAAAAATTTAAATTTAAAACAAAATACTGAGTTTCAAAATTTATTAAAAGAACTAAAAGACTATGATATTAAAGTGGATGTAATTAGCTATCAAGATTTTTATCAAGGAGATTTTAAAGGCCCAGGTGAAAATTCACTTAAAGAAAGCAAGTATGATATTGTCATAGCAGGATTTTCAGATTGTTATAGCGATAAAATAAATCAATATGCATTAGATCAAATTAAAGATTATATAAAAGTTGGACAAGGATTAATGCTTACTCATGATACTTTATGGTATACATTAGAGCAAATGCAATATTCTGATAAGAAAATAATGAAACAATTTAGAGATTATGTTGGACAATCTAGATATAAAGATCAATGGGTAAATAAATACGAAATAGATATTGATGGAAAAAATAAAATACCTCATGATCAAGATAAGCCAAATGGAGATAGCAAAGAAGCAATAGGAAGTACTTTATGGGCTAGAAGAAAAGCTGAGGATGTTAATAATAGTAACAGCACTGAGGTATACAGAATAAATAAATCATTAATAACTAATTATCCCTTTGAATTAGGTGAAAATATAAGAGTTAGAAGAACCCATGGACAATATCTACAGTTGAATTTTGAAGATGAAAATGTAATTCCATGGTTTACTTTGACTGATAATAATAAAAATAATAATGATGAAAATACACCATATGGAGGAAGTAATTCAGGACATATTGCTAATAAATATGATCCTAGAAATAATTTCTATACTTATTCTAAAGGAAATATAACTTTTTCAGGAACTGGAGAAAATACTAGAGAAGATTGCAAATATCCAACATCAGAATTAAAACTTTTTGTAAATACAATAGTAAAAGCAGAAAGAGGTGCAAATCATAAACCTACAATTACAGCTTTAGAAAATGTAAATGAAATACCTAGTAATAAGGAATTAGAATTTAAAGCTGTAGTGAAAGATGTTGATGGAGATAAAGTTAGAATAAATAGTATTAAAGTAAAACTGGAAAAAGACAATGATGATAAATATGAAGATGTAAGTAATTATAATAGTTTACCAAGTAAGTTAAAGTCTCAAGGATCATCTTTTGATTTAAAAATTCCTAGTAGTTATTTTGAGAATAGAATTAATAAGAACATAACAATTTTGATAGAAGCAGAAGATGAAAAGGGTGCTAAGCGTATAAAAGAATATACAATAGTGCCAACATTGGAAGCATTGTTAGTAGCAAAAGAGCAAAAAGTTCAGGCTTTAACAGGAGATAATATAGATTTAAGTATACCGTTAGAAAGAAAAAATGATGATTATACATTAAGCAAGGTTGAAGATGTTAAGCTTGGAGAGATAGAATATAGTGATCAAAATATTAGTTTAAATAATATGAAAATAGAATATAGTGATGGAAAGTATTATTTAGTTGGTAAATTGAAACCACTAAGACAACTTACTGGAGAACCGATAAATATAAAAATTAATTATAATAGTAGTAAGAATCCTAAAGTTTGTAATATTAATGTTGTAGCTGATAGTAAGGATGGAGAAATTAATTTAATACTTCAAGATTCTCGAGGTAATCCATTAAAGAATGATGTAAAAGCAACATTAAGCAATAAAGAAGGATTTAACTCTAAGGTAACTATTGAAAAGTTAGTTTCAGAATATATGTGGCCAAAAGATTCAAATGATAAAAAAATAGTATCATCAGATGAGTACAGTGTTTCTTTAGATGATTATGAGATGGATAAATTCAAATATGAAATATCAAGGGATGGGAAAATTATACTAGATCAGACACCAAGTTCTTTTAAAATGAACTATACCAACCCTAAAATTCAAATAATTATTAAACTAGGGATTAATAATACTGAAATAATTCATGGCATTTATAATGGTATAAAAAATGGTAAACCTATAATAAATAATAGTAACAATATAAAATTTCCTAAAGGTGCTCATGTTACTATGGGTGCATATATTGAAAATTATTTACAGGGAGATCCTATAAATCTTCAAATTGCTAATGGATTAGAAGTAATAGGAGATATATCTGTATTTATAATTAATGATGATGGAACTATAAGTAAAGACGCAATAAAAATGGACAGTAGTGACCAAAAGAATTTTACTAAAGCATTAAATGGGATATCATCAAATAATGTATTAGTCAGATATACAGTTAAAGCTCCAGAAAATATAAATGGAAATGAAGCAATATATATTAATAATATTAAAGTTGGAGAAGGAAATGAAGTTCCAGCAAATATATACGTAAAAAATAAGGAAATGCCAGAATTATTCTAA
- a CDS encoding pyridoxal phosphate-dependent aminotransferase: MISDKMKNLVANNSAIRAMFEEGKRLASIYGEEKVFDYSLGNPNVEPPENIKNIINEILSEESPNLVHGYMNNSGYEDVRDEISKFLNNKYKLDLSNENIIMTCGAAGGLNIMLKTLLNPGDEVITFAPYFGEYKHYANNYDGNLVVVEPDTSTFEPNMDALKEKITDKTKVVIINTPNNPTGVIYSDEALKKLSSILEEKQKEFDNDIYLISDEPYREIVYDNAKVPCILKYYKNSFIGYSYSKSLSLPGERIGYVVINNEMKDFSDVKSSLNIANRVLGFVNAPSLFQRVIARSLDAEVDVNIYKKNRDLLYDHLISLGFECLKPQGAFYLFPKTPIEDDKKFCEDAKQFNLLLVPGSSFGCPGYIRISYCVSYEQIKNSLPAFDKLMELYK; encoded by the coding sequence ATGATTTCAGATAAGATGAAAAACTTAGTAGCAAATAATTCTGCTATAAGAGCTATGTTTGAAGAGGGGAAACGACTTGCAAGTATTTATGGCGAAGAAAAGGTCTTTGACTATAGTCTTGGAAATCCAAATGTTGAACCTCCTGAAAATATTAAAAATATAATAAATGAAATATTAAGCGAGGAATCTCCAAACCTTGTTCATGGATATATGAACAATTCAGGTTATGAAGATGTTAGAGATGAAATAAGCAAATTTTTAAATAATAAATATAAATTAGATCTTTCTAATGAAAATATTATTATGACTTGTGGTGCTGCTGGTGGCTTAAACATTATGTTAAAAACTCTATTAAACCCAGGAGATGAAGTAATTACATTTGCTCCGTATTTTGGTGAATATAAACATTATGCTAATAATTATGATGGAAATTTAGTTGTTGTCGAACCAGATACATCTACATTTGAACCTAATATGGATGCATTAAAAGAAAAAATCACTGATAAAACTAAAGTGGTAATAATTAATACTCCTAATAATCCAACTGGAGTTATATATTCAGATGAAGCACTAAAAAAACTTTCTTCTATACTTGAAGAAAAACAAAAAGAATTTGATAATGACATTTATTTAATTTCAGATGAACCATATAGAGAAATAGTTTATGATAATGCTAAGGTTCCTTGTATATTAAAATATTACAAAAATTCATTCATTGGATATTCATATAGTAAGTCTTTATCATTACCAGGAGAACGTATTGGATACGTTGTTATTAATAATGAAATGAAAGATTTCTCTGATGTAAAATCTTCATTAAACATAGCAAACAGAGTTCTTGGATTCGTTAATGCACCGTCATTATTTCAAAGAGTTATTGCAAGATCTTTAGATGCTGAAGTTGATGTAAATATTTATAAGAAAAATAGAGATCTTCTATATGATCATTTAATTAGTTTAGGATTTGAATGCTTAAAACCTCAAGGTGCATTCTACTTATTCCCTAAAACTCCAATTGAAGATGATAAGAAGTTCTGTGAAGATGCTAAGCAATTTAATTTATTATTAGTTCCTGGTTCAAGCTTTGGCTGTCCAGGCTATATAAGAATATCATACTGCGTATCTTATGAGCAAATCAAAAACTCATTACCTGCATTTGATAAATTAATGGAGTTATATAAATAA
- a CDS encoding methyl-accepting chemotaxis protein — protein sequence MIKAVSIKIKILILYILTFSVGITIGVMFSTDFKMEFIFLILSIIVIALILMISIKNIITPLNEIKSLAQRMGEGDLSTDITSKRHDEFGQIVLGLNKAQGNIRKIIKETINKSSNTSALSQQISASIQELTSNMENMDMSTAKIVSGIEDNSSTIEELSASVQEINASMEELAEKAQTSNENSEKIKQKADEIEIHSKTIIEDAKNVCVEKEQCILEAIEDAKVVEEIKVMADAINVIAKQTNLLALNAAIESARAGEAGKGFAVVAEEVRKLAEESSKTVITIQNTIDKVEDAFNNLSVNTKDILYFIKNDINDILLKYEAVGKSYKKDGYFVNEMSTQLSSMSQEIGASMEQISAAIESTAKNAEVTTEHSHKIKAGLHGTSQAMDEVAIVVQQEAELSQDLSELVKEFKL from the coding sequence ATGATAAAAGCTGTTAGTATAAAAATAAAAATTCTTATACTGTATATACTTACCTTTTCAGTAGGGATAACTATAGGAGTTATGTTTTCTACTGATTTTAAAATGGAATTTATATTTTTAATTTTATCAATAATAGTTATCGCACTTATCTTAATGATTTCAATTAAGAATATTATAACTCCATTAAATGAAATTAAGTCTTTAGCTCAAAGAATGGGAGAGGGAGATTTATCAACTGATATAACAAGCAAAAGACATGATGAATTTGGACAAATAGTGTTAGGATTAAATAAAGCACAAGGAAATATTAGAAAAATAATCAAAGAGACCATAAATAAATCTTCAAATACTTCTGCTTTAAGTCAACAAATATCTGCATCCATTCAAGAATTAACATCAAATATGGAAAATATGGACATGTCAACAGCTAAAATAGTAAGTGGAATAGAAGACAATAGTAGCACTATTGAAGAATTATCTGCATCTGTACAAGAAATTAATGCAAGTATGGAAGAGTTAGCAGAAAAGGCACAGACATCAAATGAGAATTCAGAAAAAATAAAACAAAAAGCTGATGAAATAGAAATTCATAGTAAAACTATAATTGAAGATGCCAAAAATGTATGTGTTGAAAAAGAACAATGTATTTTAGAAGCAATTGAAGATGCAAAGGTTGTAGAAGAAATAAAAGTTATGGCTGATGCAATAAATGTTATAGCTAAGCAAACTAATCTTTTAGCTTTAAATGCAGCAATTGAATCTGCTAGAGCTGGTGAAGCTGGAAAGGGATTTGCAGTAGTTGCAGAAGAAGTTAGAAAATTAGCTGAAGAATCTTCAAAGACAGTTATTACTATTCAAAACACAATTGATAAAGTAGAAGATGCCTTTAATAATCTTTCAGTTAATACTAAGGATATTTTATATTTTATTAAAAATGATATAAATGACATACTTTTAAAATATGAAGCTGTAGGAAAATCTTATAAAAAAGATGGATATTTTGTTAATGAAATGTCAACTCAGTTATCTTCAATGTCTCAAGAAATAGGGGCATCAATGGAGCAAATTAGTGCAGCAATTGAAAGTACAGCAAAGAATGCAGAAGTGACAACAGAGCACTCTCACAAGATAAAGGCTGGATTACATGGTACATCACAAGCTATGGATGAGGTTGCAATAGTAGTACAACAAGAAGCAGAACTTTCACAGGATTTAAGTGAATTAGTAAAAGAATTTAAATTATAA
- a CDS encoding PilW family protein has protein sequence MFKTKRKGFTLVELIIVMVLTIVILGMVFQMFNTNNRIMSDIDIKSTLQSEGQSIQEKLSKIGMQAISIECDTEKDIELLIINSLDESGEKCKFKIESEKKEGSKNETNSLYISEYKANNNETGEVLKSKKLFTDNLKAINVSQDDKSAEVEIILSKKKGYSDITYPITIKFTFRNKEN, from the coding sequence ATGTTTAAGACAAAAAGAAAAGGTTTTACTTTAGTGGAACTTATAATAGTTATGGTATTAACAATTGTTATATTAGGAATGGTATTTCAAATGTTTAATACAAATAACAGAATTATGTCTGATATAGATATTAAATCCACTTTACAATCAGAAGGACAATCAATCCAAGAGAAACTAAGTAAAATTGGAATGCAAGCAATTAGTATAGAATGTGATACAGAAAAGGATATAGAGTTATTAATCATAAATTCATTAGATGAATCAGGTGAAAAATGTAAGTTTAAGATAGAATCGGAAAAAAAGGAAGGAAGCAAAAATGAAACGAATAGTCTTTATATAAGTGAATATAAAGCTAATAACAATGAGACTGGAGAAGTTTTAAAAAGTAAAAAATTATTTACTGATAATTTAAAGGCAATTAATGTATCACAAGATGATAAATCTGCTGAAGTAGAAATTATATTATCTAAAAAGAAAGGATATAGCGATATAACATATCCAATTACTATTAAATTTACATTTAGAAATAAAGAAAATTAA
- a CDS encoding PulJ/GspJ family protein: MKYICKILKIPILKISNKNKGFTLIEIIIAFALFAIMMVGIYGIVISAMNTNKAGEVKQKAALYGQQIFEDIKSGDIRKDETGKIKISNEIILEENKSDSKYSWNGYLDKNNNYYAEIEMNKNTSITLNNSKKEDNSSDEGESEKKISRTFDFNIALSGDNSDSDYIRVKADTNENGKLKYDINSDKNLKLIVNTMKKSNKKIVIIKDSNNKEILTTKSDIKKDEDKDNEIRLNFNFAEYKVKSNLDNNKYRKIEIDILNQDDVPLNVILKKSEKLDVEVNNKLGNVKVYDNRPDNDELSKVGQLYDIKVEIKKRPSDTTSIFTGHSSQNIDIKQVVIE, from the coding sequence ATGAAATATATTTGTAAAATATTAAAAATACCTATATTAAAAATAAGTAATAAAAATAAGGGATTTACATTAATTGAAATAATAATAGCATTTGCGCTTTTTGCAATAATGATGGTTGGAATATATGGAATTGTAATTTCAGCTATGAATACTAATAAAGCTGGAGAAGTAAAACAGAAAGCTGCATTGTATGGGCAACAGATATTTGAGGATATTAAAAGTGGAGATATAAGAAAAGATGAGACGGGTAAAATTAAGATATCTAATGAAATAATATTAGAGGAAAATAAAAGTGATTCAAAATACAGTTGGAATGGATATTTAGACAAGAATAATAACTATTATGCTGAAATTGAAATGAATAAAAATACGTCAATAACACTTAATAATTCTAAAAAAGAAGATAATAGTTCTGATGAAGGAGAATCAGAAAAGAAAATATCTAGAACATTTGATTTTAATATAGCTTTAAGTGGTGACAATAGTGATAGTGATTATATAAGAGTTAAAGCAGATACTAACGAAAATGGAAAATTAAAATATGATATTAATTCAGATAAAAATTTAAAGTTGATTGTTAATACAATGAAAAAATCAAATAAAAAAATAGTGATTATAAAAGACAGTAATAATAAAGAAATATTAACTACTAAAAGTGATATAAAAAAAGATGAAGACAAAGACAATGAAATACGGTTAAATTTTAATTTTGCTGAATATAAAGTTAAAAGCAATTTAGATAATAACAAATATAGAAAAATAGAAATAGATATATTGAATCAAGATGATGTACCTTTAAATGTAATTTTAAAAAAGTCAGAAAAATTAGATGTTGAAGTAAATAATAAATTAGGAAATGTTAAAGTTTATGATAATCGTCCAGACAATGATGAGTTATCAAAAGTTGGACAATTATATGATATAAAAGTTGAAATAAAGAAAAGGCCAAGTGATACTACTTCTATATTTACTGGACATAGTAGTCAAAACATTGATATTAAGCAGGTGGTGATTGAATGA